From one Solanum stenotomum isolate F172 chromosome 12, ASM1918654v1, whole genome shotgun sequence genomic stretch:
- the LOC125847936 gene encoding proteinase inhibitor type-2-like, producing the protein MAVHKVSFIACLLVLGMFLLVNTVDAKVCPRICGNFGYGLCPRSEGSPEKPICTNCCSGYKGCKYYSANGDLVCEGESDPRNPNDCSYECDTQIAYSKCPRSEGKMIIKPTGCTTCCTGYQGCYYFDQEGDFVCEGESPEPKAVA; encoded by the exons ATGGCTGTTCACAAAGTTAGCTTCATTGCTTGCCTACTTGTTCTTG GGATGTTTCTTCTTGTAAACACTGTTGATGCCAAGGTGTGTCCAAGAATATGTGGTAATTTTGGGTATGGACTATGCCCACGTTCCGAAGGAAGTCCGGAAAAGCCCATATGCACCAATTGTTGCTCGGGCTACAAGGGTTGCAAATATTACAGTGCTAATGGAGATTTAGTTTGTGAAGGGGAGTCTGACCCCAGAAACCCAAATGATTGTTCCTATGAGTGTGATACACAAATTGCCTATTCAAAATGTCCTCGTTCTGAAGGAAAGATGATAATTAAACCCACGGGTTGTACCACCTGTTGCACCGGCTACCAGGGTTGCTACTATTTCGATCAAGAAGGTGATTTTGTGTGTGAAGGAGAGAGTCCTGAACCCAAGGCAGTTGCTTAA